tctgaaaaataaaataagcaaaatGACATTctaggtttaaggtttaatttttattttgggtaaattataaaatggtcactcaTATtcgttaaaattcttttttttttagctaCACGTTATATACTTGTAAATATATGATCTCCCACAATTAAAAGTTGTTATGGCCTTAACGAATaattatagttaaaatatttaatttgatactttcacaatttttttaacaataattataaaaaaaaattctttaaaacttctgaaaattcattatttattttttaaaattataattaagtaaaagaaaatttaaaattcataatttcaaaaatcCCTGTCCCAATTTCAGCCGCTCGTCTTCCCCGATACTCTTCCATTCCATTCTCTGCTGCTACGGTAACTGTCACTCCTAGCAAGGTATCTTTCCTtcttgcttaatttttttatttcgtctctttcaataattttttatttcgtcTCTTTCAATTGATTACGAGTCATAATTGTATTGcttttttgtttataaattatagTACCAAAGCTTATCTATTTTACGTACAATTGCCAAACTTCCTCTGTTCACCTTCTCTGATAAACCGCATCAATTTGAGCAGCTAATTTTAGCTTAATGTTTAAATGttaccctttttttcttttatgtacaCTTTGGGTTCTTTTTAATCTTTGCTTAATTCGAAATGGGTGTTTGACTTCCATAGCTGATAACTTCAAACATGCTATATTTAGGgacaggttttttttttttttcatttaattgtttgttttagtTGATTTTATCTATGGGCTTTGTGAGATATAGCTTATTTTGTgctttgaattacatgttttaagttttaactaGTGGTCCGTTGCATTTGCTGGTAATACGCGTAGGATGTGTTAATGGCCAATCCTCTCCTTTTGTCATTTAATTACTAGTTTTTAGTTAGCTTTGCTTGAGTTGTAATGTTGAGTTTATGAGATATTTTTAGCATCTCTTTAGTGCTTCAAATGTTTGCTAATAAAGTAGCACATTCTCATTCATATAGGGATCTTTGGAGCAGGCATAGGTGGAAAGTTTTGGTTGCTTTAGTTGTAATGTTGGGTTCATATATATGTCTGGCAAATTTCCTTAAAAGTTCACATAAAAGtgcttttaataaaattcataatataatttattttgttgtagTGGAGACATGAATCTTGTGTGTCTATTATTTCTCATGTGGGCATGTCCCTTCTCTTTGTTTTCACTTATGATTCTTGCTTGACCAGAGTCAACTGTGTCCTCCATTTCAGCTTCTGTTCTTTGTTCCAAATTAGAAGCCATTTCTCAGCTTCTTCACAAATGGAAGTTGTTTCTTGATGTTTTTCAACTCtgtgtttatttcttttgagtTTGCTATCTGTTCTTTATTTCTCTTAAAGGTTGTGTCATTTGCTTGCTTTAGCTGTTCAAATGGTCTAGATTTCTACATTACTTTACTGCtgctattattattagtatattttTCTCTGATTTCCAAAGATTTGATGCATTTTGTGCACTGTATGTATAGGCTTAcgaattttcaattattaagaACAATTGCTAGCTGCATTAAAGCGGCCAAAGTTAACTTATAGTTATTTGGCATAGAAaccaacaatttttttcttcaatgaACAAATGACAAAGTATAATGTTTGAGTTATGTCTATGTTTTCACTTTAGTTTTCTAACAGTAGCTTTTGATTTTTTACCATGTAACTCGAAGAAATATATTCGACTTGGTtcggaaaattttcaaattgagtACGATTGGTAAAATAGGACTTGTTAATTCGATTAACGCGAACTCTTTTCGCTAGATTTGATTGAACCCGATCAAACACTCACCTCTAAATTTAATACCATTGCAGTGAGAATGCATTTTGGCCTTAAATTCTAAGTGCACCGAAGGCCCTTTGATTTTCAAAGACTGAATTttgtttgaaagaaaatatttggtaaaatttttattattaaatttttgtgcCTCAGTTACAGACAGCGAGAAAGAGTACAACAGAACAGGGGCGAAGAAAGAGATTAAGATAACACTAACAGAGcgacaaggaaaataaaaaatggtgttGCACTGTGGTACATCGATACTGATTACCAAACCCTTGTTAACCTTCACTCATTGTCGCAAACCCAAACCTAAACACCAATTTTCACGAAAACCATCAAAATTCAGTTGCCTTGTAGCCAATATTGGGGTTGATGATATTGTTCAACTCGCCCATAACAAGGTGCTGGTGGCAGCTGCTGCATCAGCAGCAATTGGGCAGCTCTCAAAGCCGTTCACTTCTGTTCTTCTTTATGGAAaagattttgatttcaaaactgCTTTTCAAGCTGGAGGCTTCCCTTCTACCCATTCCTCTGTAATGCCACTTTTGCCTTTCTTTCTCTTTGGTAACACTTCATTTCTTCAGTCACTTTGTTTTCGTAACCGTTTCAAGATTATGCCCTCATCTTTATCTTATCTTATCTTATTTACGGACAGTCTGTTGTGGCTGCTGCAACTAGTCTGGCTCTTGAAAGGTATTTGCTCTTGTCTAACCATTCAAACTTTCCTTGTATTTAGTTTTATGCCTCTAGAATTGGAATTCTTTTCAAACTCTTTATacctatatttatttatatttcaggGGTTTCTCTGATTCAATTTTCGGGGTGACGCTGGTCTACGCAGGCCTTATCATGTATGACGCTCAGGTATGCAAATGCTCTATTGTGGTTTTTTCCTTGTTTGTATGAATGCTATCTGGGTCACCTGTTTTGCTTTGCAAAGTTTCAGTTCTGCCGCACTGGACTTTCATCTTATCCCTTTCAATGAAGTTGTTTTTAGTGACGGTTTGGTCTTGTATCATGTTGATTCTTGGCAATAGCAATATAATCctctttctttatatatatgaagCAAAGTTTTGCTACATTTCCGCACTATTCTCTATAGACAGAAACAAAAGCGTCAACCATTAGTTAAATTAATCCCCATTCTCTACTCAGTAGTTCTTGACTTGGAACATTCACAATAACTTTGCAATAATACAATCTATTCCTTACCTCTCCTTTGATTAGCTTGAATAAGTCCTGAACTTGCCTTGGTGTACTTCTATGAAGTCTTCTGTTCTTTTCTCGACAAAGCACATAAACATAAGCATTCCATGTAAGTTGAATGAAGCTTGAATAGGTTTTCCTCTGATTTTCCAAAAATCCAAGTAATAGCATCCTGCCGTGTCTTTTGTACAAAATTCATATTGCAGGCCTGCAAGATGTTGTCCAAAAGCAGCCTCGAATAAGagcattaacaaaaaaatatgatttctgGTCTCCAGCTCTACTCCATATAAGCTGCACTCTGGGGGAGTTTGATGACTGACCCTAGGAAATCTTCCTGCTTTTTATGGGAAATCTAGCCTGAAATGCTAACCAACAGATAAAGGAATAGCATGGTATACAAAAATTGCACTATATTAGTTTATGCCAGGGAACCTTTTCCTGTTTGTGTCTGCACAGTTCTTAAAATTCGCTTGCTTCGAAATTTGGTCCATcccaatcccattgcctaaGATCCCCTTGTTGCACCCCTAGTTGTGGAATCCAACTTCTAAGCTGACCAGTTTTTTCCACGCCCATTTGTGCCATTGGAGTCACTGAGCTTGCATAACATTGCAACCCTTTTAAGGCATATTGATTAACCCATGCAACCCATAATGAGTGAGTCAGCCTTCACTAATATCATCCACAGATTTCTCATCAAATGGCTTTATTTTAAGTCGCAAGATCTTTAATGCCAAGGCCTCTTTCGGATTTTTGGTGGCAAACCCCTTTCCAACTCACTCTAGCACCTTTAGTTGAGCCATCAATACCTTTCTAGAGGAATGAGTTGCATAACTAACGATTTTTCAGATTTCTACACCTAAAGTGTTGCAAACTAAAAATTACTGTTGAATAAGTTGTAACCTTTCATCAAAGGAAGGGCATTTAGCTGTCCAACTTCGAATTCTTTGAGTAATTTTCTCAATGAGAGGAGTGCAATCCGTATGTGTCAAATTTCTTGTTACCAATGGTACACTAAGGTACCCAATAGGAAGGGTTCCCAGTTCCAGATCAGTTTGCTTCACAATCTTCTATAACTCATTCTGACATATTCTAACACTAAATAACTCACTCTTAGAGTTGTTCATTTGCAGTtctgatattttataaaaatattcaaaatattactAATAGCAAGAACCGATTCGAACAATCCCTTTGTGAACACTAGCAAGTTATCTGCAAAACAGAGTATGGTGAGCtacaattttttacattttgggtGATACACGGACACTCCACTTGCATCAACAGTATTTATAAGCCTGAAAGCACATTCATCCCTATGATGAACAAGTATGGGGACAAAGGGTCCTCCTGCCTAACCCCTTTTGCTCCTAAAGTATCACCTTAACCACTGATCATTTTGGTTGAGAGGCACTTGTGATAACTACGTTATGCATTTGGAACTCAGGTTGCTAAAATCCTTGACATTGTTTCCAGTATGGGGATGCATTTGTGGCTAGTTACTTTTGCTTTAGTCCAACTGTACTATTGTAGCAATGCAAGATCCTTGCCGCttgtatatttgtaatatatttagTACATATAGTGTATATATGTTCAACATAAGCACacaaatatacatacataattttcaattatatatatgtatatatattcaactCGCACTGATAGGTCCTCTATGCAGCTTTTGTTTTACTATTCTATATTTTTACTTCCTGTTTGATTGACAGATTCTGCTTTATATTAGTTTAAGAGTTGTAGGAGGAGAAAAAGAATAGAATGcatatgaacttagtgagtAGAAACCTCATAAGGTCTTGGTTTATTCATCATCTGTATTTATACATCTTCTCAACATATACGTGATCAATGTTTCCAGAAGTGGGatctttgatttgtttaaaatacCATCATAACGCTGGTGATATACATGGGCATGGCTAGTTAAAGCTGTGTTATCTTCTTTGGTCTACGTGTATACAATATAACTTGGTTATCTGTTAGTAAAAAATATTAGCAGGACAGTTTGGTAGAATCTGAAGTAGTCATAGATGTCGGTTTTGTAGGGGGTGCGAAGAGAAGTAGGCAATCATGCAAGAGCACTAAATACAATGTTACCCAAGGTAGAGGTTAATTCAGTTGTCTATGAGGATCGAGATAACTTGATTGATTCCCGAGAAAAAAGTTCCGAGAGGCTTGGCCCTATATTATCCAAGAAATCAAGTTCTTCAACTTCAAAAAATGCGAATGTTCCAGTATTAATTGCTTCTGAGAAAGAAACAAGGCAAACTAAAGAGGCAGCAGCATCGTTTGAGTTTGCAGCAAATGATTATGCAGGTTTAGAAGGTGATGCCAATTATAGTCAAGTTCGACTGAAAGAATCGATCGGACACACAGAGGTTGAAGTCATAGCGGGGGCATTATTAGGTTTTGTGGTAAGCTTGGCAGTATATTCGATAATTACGTGACATTATACGTTTtatgtcatatatatattgCACAATATTctttattgaaaagaaaaggaattctTTTAGCAAAGTTGGGTGTTCCAAATTAGCAAAGAGGGAGACAGATAGGTTAGTCCAAAGTTATATTGTATACAAAACCCCCTTTGTATACTTTCTGAATTACACAATGCAGAAAACTTGTAGAAATCAGACTTTGCAAGCTCTAATATGTTATTCAGTATTTTGTGTAAAATCcctatatatgtatgtatgtgtgtgtacATGTATATCCATTGAAGATTCGTTTGGGTCTTGGCCCTTGCTATTTCCGTTCAACCATTGTCTCTTCCAATTACGGGTCATCAAATTTCGGttaaaactgaattaaccgaTCGAACCAATCTAATTCGATTAATCGGCCGGTTAACCGATCTAATTCGTTCGGAGGTcgattaatgattttttgaaagttcGGTTATCGATTAATTcgatttgaaattaagtaattaaccgaatttaataattaataatacaaataatatgtagttttaatttggttaattcaaataatttagttaaataaatattatcaatttatttatttttatatattttattcttgttttaattaaaaaaacaaaattatataaatttcggttagattaattttttttttaatttaattcggttaacggttaaaaaattaaaaaatccaattaattcaattaatatttattcgattcgattaacCGAACGATTAACCGTTTGAACTCCCATACTTCCAACCATCTCTTCAACCATATTCATTACCGCCGCTACTGTTCATTAGTCAACATACCCACTACTGTTCATCATCACTGCCCACCACATTGCTTAAGGTCCTGTTCAGCCACTAATATCTCCATACGCCTGAACCCGATAAAAATACTTCtcgtattaaatattaaatgcaaattggtattttttgttaaaaaatttatttatttatattactataaataatatggttgataaaataaccaaataataaacGACATATGAAGACTAATTTTTAGTAGTAAAAGTGGATAAACATTTTAATAGaaggattaatttattttttatctaacatataaaaactaatttacaaaagggactgttgacaccattttttggatgaaaaacggggtcgacttgggctttgaaaatgaaaacgaaaacggagtcgccaccaatccttttgatgaggtgtgattgggtcaccttgaaaagatggttgttttaataaacaatttaattttattaaaacaacaagtttggtccatgaaattcgaaaaatgggttcggagtcgattcatacgaggaaggattagcaccctcgatcgcccaaaattggtacctagtgattacttaatgtcttagtgtcaaaaaactgaaaactttaaagaaatttaaaatacgatccgagaaaaaaactcgaatggcatggattaaaattcaagaggatatttggctattcgGTCAATCgggaaatcgaaacccagcacattagggcacgttccttGAATTTTCgaatgcaaaatattgccttattttaaaatttttggaaggatattaagctatttggttgaacgagaaaaatcgacacccagcaccttagggcatgttttctcgaatttccaaacgcaaaatactGTTCATTAGTCAACATACCCACTACTGTTCATCATCACTGCCCACCACATTGCTTAAGGTCCTGTTCAGCCACTAATATCTCCATACGCCTGAACCCGATAAAAATACTTCtcgtattaaatattaaatgcaaattggtattttttgttaaaaaatttatttatttatattactataaataatatggttgataaaataaccaaataataaacGACATATGAAGACTAATTTTTAGTAGTAAAAGTGGATAAACATTTTAATAGaaggattaatttatttttatctaacatataaaactaatttacaaaaggactgttgacaccatttttggatgaaaacgggtCGACTTGggctttgaaaatgaaaacgaaacggagtcgccaccaatcctttttgatgaggtgtgattgggtcaccttgaaaagatggttgttttaataaacaatttaattttattaaaacaacaagtttggtccatgaaattcgaaaaatgggttcggagtcggttacatacgaggaaggattagcaccctcgatcgcccaaaattggtacctagtgattacttaatgtcttagtgtcaaaaactgaaaactttaaagaaatttaaaatacgatccgagaaaaaactcgaatggcatggattaaaattcaagaggatatttggctattcgGTCAATCgggaaatcgaaacccagcacattagggcacgttccttGAATTTTCgaatgcaaaatattgccttattttaaaatttttggaaggatattaagctatttggttgaacgagaaaaatcgacacccagcaccttagggcatgttttctcgaatttccaaacgcaaaatatcgTTTCATTAGTCAACATACCCACTACTGCTCATCATCACGCCCACCACATTGCTTAAGGTCCTGTTCACCACTAATATCTCCATACGCTGAACCCGATAAAATACTTCtcgtattaaatattaaatgcaaattggtattttttgttaaaaaatttatttatttatattactataaataatatggttgataaaataaccaaataataaacGACATATGA
The Gossypium raimondii isolate GPD5lz chromosome 8, ASM2569854v1, whole genome shotgun sequence DNA segment above includes these coding regions:
- the LOC105792661 gene encoding uncharacterized protein LOC105792661, with protein sequence MVLHCGTSILITKPLLTFTHCRKPKPKHQFSRKPSKFSCLVANIGVDDIVQLAHNKVLVAAAASAAIGQLSKPFTSVLLYGKDFDFKTAFQAGGFPSTHSSSVVAAATSLALERGFSDSIFGVTLVYAGLIMYDAQGVRREVGNHARALNTMLPKVEVNSVVYEDRDNLIDSREKSSERLGPILSKKSSSSTSKNANVPVLIASEKETRQTKEAAASFEFAANDYAGLEGDANYSQVRLKESIGHTEVEVIAGALLGFVVSLAVYSIIT